The genomic region AAGGAATATCTAGGAGAAAGTTCTTTTCTTATGTATCTGGGCGATAATCTCATCGGCTCGCGTATAACTGATCAGGTAAAATCCTTTGTTGAAAATAAACAGCTTTCAGCAGCAATATTCCTGAAATCAGTGCCAAACCCCAAATCTTTTGGAGTGGCTGTTGTTGATGGAATGGGTAGAGTGGTAGATCTGATAGAAAAGCCACAAGAACCGCCTTCAGATCTCGCTCTCGTTGGCATATATCTTTTCCGATCCGCAATTTTTGAAGCCATATCTAACATTAAACCTTCCTGGCGGGGAGAACTCGAAATAACCGATGCTATATCCTGGCTTATCAAACAGGGCCACAATGTGCAAAGTCATATAGTAACGTCCTGGTGGCTTGATACAGGGAAAAAAGACGATTTGCTTCTCGCAAACGATACCGTTATGGATGAATGGCTTCAAACGGACATCCGCGGAGTTATCGATGCTGGAAGCAGGATCACCGGGCGAGTAGTGGTAGAGGATGGAGCAAGGATTGAGCAATCGGTGGTAAGAGGTCCTGCTATTATTGGAGCTGGATCATATCTCCTGCGCGCCCATGTAGGACCCTTTACGGCTATAGGAGAAAATGTTCGAATCGTCAGCTCCACTGTGGAACACTGTGTAATAATGGAAGGATGCGAAATAGAAAATGTGCCGAGGTTAGAACATTCAGTTCTAGGCCGGCGTGTCCGCGTTAGACCTACACCACGAAATCATGAATCTCTCTGCCTTATGGTAGGTGATGACTGCGTTGTGGAAATAGGTAGAATGTAAGCAATTAACTGGAATTTGGCAAACAGGACATCTCACTATTTAAGGTCATATATCAAGGAGGTAAGTCCAAAATGCTGGCGAAAGTTTTCAGAGAATACGATATCCGTGGAATAGTGGGCAAAGAAATTCCCGAAGAAGATGTACCTGTTCTGGGCAAGACTTATGGAACTTACATGGCTCGCCAGGGTAAACGAAGAATTGTTGTAGGGCGAGATTGCCGACTGAGTTCTGAAAGATTCCGAGACCTGCTCGTCGAAGGACTTCTCTCAGCGGGTATGGATGTGGTGGATGTGGGTGTATGTCCAACGCCGGTTTTTTATTTTGCAGTCCGGCATCTAGACCGTGAAGGCGGTATGATGATCACTGCAAGCCACAATCCTCCCGAATATAACGGGTTCAAAATTTGCAATGGATATGACACCATTTCGGGAGAAGAAATACAGAAAATCAGAAAAATAATGGAGACGGGTGAATTTGTTTCGGGCAGGGGAACATATCAGGAATACGAAATCCTAACGCCTTACAAGGATTTTGTCGTAAACAACATCAAAATGGGTCCTAAAAAACTCCGTATAGCCATTGACGCCGGAAACGCTACAGGTGGACCCGTTGCTCTGCCGATACTCCAAAAACTTGGTTGTGAAGTCCATCCTCTTTATTGCGAAATGGATGGCACCTTTCCCAATCATGAACCGGATCCAACGGTTATGGAAAACCTGAAAGATATTATCGAAACGGTAAAAAAGGAACAGCTTGATGTGGGGATAGCCTACGACGGGGATTGCGACAGATTGGGAGTGGTGGATCACAACGGGAATGTGATTTACGGAGATCGGTTAATGCTAATCTTTGCAAGAGAAATCCTGAGTCGTAAGTCAGGAGCGGTTTTTGTTGCTGAAGTCAAGTGCTCCAAGGTGTTGTTTGACGAAATCGAAAAGCTTGGTGGAAAAGCTATCATGTGGAAAACCGGACATTCATTGATAAAAGCAAAAATGAAAGAAGTGGGAGCCGATCTTGCTGGAGAAATGAGTGGGCACATGTTTTTTAAGGACCGTTATTTCGGATTCGACGACGGTATTTACGCATCCTGCCGTCTTGTGGAAATTCTTTCCAACACAGGAAAGACAATACCTGAGTTGCTAGAAGGACTTCCTGAAACATATAACACGCCGGAAATTAGAGTGCCCTGTCCCGATGAAGTGAAATTCAAGGTGGTGGAAAGAGCAAGAGAATTCTTACGAGCCCAGGGATATCAGGTTATAGATGTAGATGGAGCAAGAGTGGTTTTCAATGATGGATGGGGACTCGTGCGAGCGTCCAACACTCAACCAGTGCTTGTGGTAAGGTATGAAGCCGAAAAGCCAGAAAGACTTAAAGAAATACAAAGTATCGTCGAAGAAGCTATTGAAAGAGCGAAGGCGGAGCTTACGTAAGCCGAGTAGTGATCACGGGGGATAATGCTATCCCCCTGATTATTAAAACCAAATTGTTTAGGCGGTAATTGAGCCGCTTTTCGGTTGTTCTATTGAAGATAGTCCAATGAAAGATGAGTTGTGTTATTCTTGATCTTTAATTATCAGAGAGAAACGGTTGGTTATATATGATAAGGCGCGTTATTCTTAAAAACTTTATGAGCCATGAAGAAACAGTCATAGAGCTAGCAGACGGGGTTACGGTTCTTACAGGGCCCAACAATACCGGAAAGAGTGCGGTAGTGGAAGCTCTTCGGTGCCTTGCTGAAAATCCCCCATCAAATGAACTCATACGCCACGGTGCTAAAAAAGCTGAAGTAATCGTAGAACTCGATTCCGGCGAAATTATCGTATGGGAACGAACTCAAAACTATCCTCAATACAGGATGCTCAAACAAAATGAAGAAGACCATTATAAAAAAGTTGGCAAATATAGAGTCCCATCCGATATTGTGAACATCTTGAGGATCTCACCTGTAAATACTGGGGATGGTGAAGAAGTCAACGTTCACATAGCTCATCAAAAGGATCCAATTTTTATCCCCTACGGTTCCAAGGCGGCTAGTTTTTTTGCTGTTTCCACGGAAGCCTACTACCTGCTTCGAATGCAACAAATACTTAAAGCGAAGACAGACTCTAAAAGACAGAGAAAAAAAGAGATCGAGCAGGAACAAGAAAAACTCAAAGAGCTAATA from Thermodesulforhabdaceae bacterium harbors:
- a CDS encoding glucose-1-phosphate thymidylyltransferase, whose protein sequence is MKALILSGGAGTRLRPLTYTGAKQLVPVANKPILFYVIENIVATGIRDIGIIIAPETGREIIERVGNGSRWGVSIQYIQQEKPLGLAHAVLVAKEYLGESSFLMYLGDNLIGSRITDQVKSFVENKQLSAAIFLKSVPNPKSFGVAVVDGMGRVVDLIEKPQEPPSDLALVGIYLFRSAIFEAISNIKPSWRGELEITDAISWLIKQGHNVQSHIVTSWWLDTGKKDDLLLANDTVMDEWLQTDIRGVIDAGSRITGRVVVEDGARIEQSVVRGPAIIGAGSYLLRAHVGPFTAIGENVRIVSSTVEHCVIMEGCEIENVPRLEHSVLGRRVRVRPTPRNHESLCLMVGDDCVVEIGRM
- a CDS encoding phosphomannomutase/phosphoglucomutase; its protein translation is MLAKVFREYDIRGIVGKEIPEEDVPVLGKTYGTYMARQGKRRIVVGRDCRLSSERFRDLLVEGLLSAGMDVVDVGVCPTPVFYFAVRHLDREGGMMITASHNPPEYNGFKICNGYDTISGEEIQKIRKIMETGEFVSGRGTYQEYEILTPYKDFVVNNIKMGPKKLRIAIDAGNATGGPVALPILQKLGCEVHPLYCEMDGTFPNHEPDPTVMENLKDIIETVKKEQLDVGIAYDGDCDRLGVVDHNGNVIYGDRLMLIFAREILSRKSGAVFVAEVKCSKVLFDEIEKLGGKAIMWKTGHSLIKAKMKEVGADLAGEMSGHMFFKDRYFGFDDGIYASCRLVEILSNTGKTIPELLEGLPETYNTPEIRVPCPDEVKFKVVERAREFLRAQGYQVIDVDGARVVFNDGWGLVRASNTQPVLVVRYEAEKPERLKEIQSIVEEAIERAKAELT